In a single window of the Pseudopipra pipra isolate bDixPip1 chromosome Z, bDixPip1.hap1, whole genome shotgun sequence genome:
- the RXFP3 gene encoding relaxin-3 receptor 1, with the protein MGEPCERGACSPAAGMKEGADQESWDAPLGFLEGVQMDNRSNMSFLQLLKNINLERADGMQGDSSDVVRIVISLVYSVVCALGLVGNLLVLYLMKSKQGWRKSSINLFVTSLAVTDFQFVLTLPFWAVENALDFNWLFGKAMCKIVSYVTAMNMYASVFFLTAMSVARYRSVASALKNQRRGDPLSGCCSAKWLCALIWLSAVLASLPHAIFSTTATVFDDVLCLVKFPEGRGSNGQFWLGLYHIQKVLLGFVVPLVIISLCYLLLVRFITDKHVGSTCSGPSTRRRSKVTRSVSIVVLSFFLCWLPNQALTTWGILIKLNVVHFSNEYFLSQVYLFPISVCLAHSNSCLNPILYCLMRREFRKALKSLLWRITSPSLTTMRPFTDTTKPEKEEQALHALVPVHPVTAASPAAAIQPEVAYYPPGVVMYSSRCDLLPASSMEHRC; encoded by the coding sequence ATGGGTGAGCCCTGCGAACGCGGTGCCTGCTCGCCGGCCGCTGGCATGAAGGAAGGAGCGGACCAGGAGTCCTGGGACGCGCCGCTGGGTTTCCTGGAGGGCGTTCAGATGGACAACAGGAGCAACATGTCCTTCCTGCAGTTGTTAAAGAACATCAACCTGGAGCGAGCTGACGGGATGCAGGGGGACAGCTCTGACGTGGTGAGGATTGTCATCTCGCTGGTGTACTCTGTAGTGTGCGCCCTGGGGCTGGTGGGCAACCTACTGGTGCTCTACctgatgaaaagcaaacaaggCTGGAGAAAATCCTCTATCAACCTCTTTGTGACCAGCCTGGCAGTGACTGACTTCCAGTTTGTGCTGACCTTGCCATTCTGGGCAGTGGAGAACGCGCTGGACTTCAACTGGCTCTTTGGCAAGGCAATGTGTAAGATTGTCTCATATGTGACAGCCATGAACATGTATGCCAGTGTATTCTTTCTCACTGCCATGAGTGTGGCTCGATACCGCTCTGTGGCTTCAGCCTTGAAGAATCAGCGTCGAGGAGACCCCCTGAGTGGCTGTTGCTCTGCCAAGTGGCTTTGTGCACTCATCTGGctgtcagctgtcctggcttcCCTGCCCCATGCCATTTTTTCCACCACTGCCACTGTCTTTGATGATGTTCTCTGCCTTGTCAAGTTCCCAGAAGGCCGAGGCAGCAATGGCCAATTCTGGCTGGGTCTGTACCACATCCAGAAGGTGTTGCTGGGCTTTGTGGTGCCGCTGGTCATCATTAGTCTCTGCTACTTGCTCCTGGTGCGCTTCATCACTGACAAGCACGTTGGCAGCACTTGCAGCGGTCCCAGCACCAGGCGCCGCTCCAAAGTGACTCGGTCAGTGTCCATCGTGGTGTTGTCTTTTTTCTTGTGCTGGCTGCCTAATCAAGCACTTACAACATGGGGAATACTCATCAAACTCAACGTGGTGCACTTCAGCAATGAGTACTTCCTCTCCCAAGTGTACCTCTTTCCCATCAGCGTGTGCCTGGCACACTCAAACAGCTGCCTCAATCCCATCCTCTACTGCCTCATGCGCAGGGAGTTTCGCAAGGCACTGAAAAGCCTCCTCTGGAGGATCACCTCACCTTCCCTCACCACCATGCGCCCTTTCACTGACACCACCAAGCCTGAGAAGGAGGAGCAGGCTCTGCATGCCTTGGTGCCTGTCcaccctgtcactgctgcttcCCCTGCTGCCGCCATCCAGCCGGAGGTGGCTTATTACCCGCCCGGGGTGGTGATGTACAGCAGCCGCTGTGAcctgctgcctgccagctcCATGGAGCATCGCTGCTGA